The Nyctibius grandis isolate bNycGra1 chromosome 23, bNycGra1.pri, whole genome shotgun sequence genome contains a region encoding:
- the BBC3 gene encoding bcl-2-binding component 3, with protein MARALREGTLREPPAPLPACGGGRWRGGALALPVPPLPCVAVSPPLRRPRRPPRMSCACLGAPPPHTPPPHPAAAPPNFILYRCGTRGPPAAAHGEFHPTEDAAHEGPPQTGGSQEGAVPNGHLPGEAPGPEQELGARLRRLGDAFQQTYEQQQREQRGVGVFWGHLYRLVSQWLGAGYDLQAAALPPREAN; from the exons ATGGCCAGAGCGCTGCGGGAAGGGACCCTcagggagcccccagcccccctgcccgcctgcgggggggggcggtggcgggggggggcgctggccctgcctgtcccccccctgccctgtgtcgccgtgtcccccccgctccgccgcccccgccgccccccccgcaTGAGCTGCGCGTGTCTCGGggctccccccccccacacgcccccccctcaccccgccgctgcccccccaAACTTCATCCTCTATCGCTGCGGGACGCGGGGaccccccgccgctgcccacG gtgAGTTTCACCCCACGGAGGACGCGGCCCACGAGGGACCCCCCCAAACTGGGGGGAGCCAGGAGGGGGCTGTCCCCAACGGTCACCTCCCCGGGGAAGCCCCCGGCCCCGAGCAGGAGTTGGGGGCCCGTCTGCGGCGGCTGGGGGACGCCTTCCAGCAGACCTATGAGCAGCAG CAGCGGGAGCAACGGGGTGTCGGCGTTTTTTGGGGTCACCTCTACCGCCTGGTCTCGCAGTGGTTGGGAGCTGGCTACGACCTACAAGCAGCCGCGTTGCCCCCCCGGGAAGCCAACtag